Proteins from a single region of Psilocybe cubensis strain MGC-MH-2018 chromosome 3, whole genome shotgun sequence:
- a CDS encoding Charged multivesicular body protein 2A, which translates to MNLIETLFGRTVTPAERLRQHQRSLTKAQRELDRERTKLEQSEKKLIMDIKKSAKAGQINACKVMAKDLVRTRRYVHKFYQMRTQLQAVSLRIQTLRSNQQMAEAMRGATRASPQIGQNTEI; encoded by the exons ATGAACTTAATT GAAACCCTCTTTGGGCGCACTGTCACTCCGGCCGAACGGTTGAGACAGCACCAACGCTCTCTCACCAAAGCTCAACGCGAGCTTGACCGCGAACGAACTAAACTCGAGCAAAGCGAAAAGAAGCTTATCATGGATATAAAGAAGAGCGCCAAAGCCGGCCAGATT AATGCATGTAAAGTAATGGCCAAAGACCTCGTACGGACACGACGTTATGTCCACAAGTTCTATCAAATGCGCACGCAGCTGCAGGCTGTCAGCCTTCGGATACAAACGCTAAGAAGCAACCAGCAGATGGCTGAGGCTATGAGGGGTGCTACTCGGGCAAGTCCTCAGATTGGTCAAAACACAGAAATCTAA